A genomic window from Flavobacterium sp. I3-2 includes:
- a CDS encoding TrmH family RNA methyltransferase, which translates to MKQISSIQNPIIKNLVQLQEKSKVRKNTGTFIIEGRREVSLALIGNFKIQTVLFCSDYISEHEIVTLIKDSQTISLIEITKEVYQKLAYRDTTEGLIAVAENKSNQLSNLNLRENPLILIAESPEKPGNIGALLRTADAANIDAVIIANPKSDLYNPNVIRSSVGCVFTNQIAMASSDEVIAFLKTKKIDIYSAILQEAQPYYTQNFKQASAIVVGTEATGLSEIWRNESKQNIIIPMEGAIDSMNVSVAAAILLFEAKRQRDYSK; encoded by the coding sequence ATGAAACAAATTTCAAGCATCCAAAATCCGATTATAAAGAATCTGGTTCAACTACAAGAAAAATCAAAAGTTCGTAAAAACACAGGAACTTTTATAATTGAAGGTCGTCGTGAAGTTTCATTAGCTTTGATAGGTAATTTTAAAATTCAAACGGTTTTATTCTGTTCAGATTATATTTCAGAACATGAAATCGTAACACTAATAAAAGATTCACAAACAATTTCACTTATTGAAATTACTAAAGAAGTTTATCAAAAATTAGCTTACAGAGATACCACTGAAGGTTTAATAGCGGTTGCAGAAAATAAATCAAATCAATTAAGCAATTTAAATCTTAGAGAAAATCCATTGATATTAATTGCAGAATCTCCAGAAAAACCTGGAAATATAGGTGCTTTGTTACGAACTGCCGATGCTGCAAATATTGATGCAGTAATCATTGCAAATCCAAAAAGTGATTTATATAATCCAAATGTAATTCGGTCAAGTGTTGGATGTGTTTTTACGAATCAAATCGCAATGGCAAGTTCAGACGAAGTAATTGCTTTTTTGAAAACTAAAAAAATTGACATTTATAGTGCTATTTTACAAGAAGCACAACCCTATTATACTCAAAATTTCAAACAAGCTAGTGCTATAGTTGTTGGAACTGAAGCTACTGGATTGAGTGAAATTTGGAGAAATGAATCTAAACAAAACATTATTATACCGATGGAGGGCGCCATAGATTCAATGAATGTTTCGGTTGCTGCAGCAATTTTGCTATTTGAAGCTAAAAGACAACGCGATTATTCCAAGTAA
- a CDS encoding trimeric intracellular cation channel family protein produces the protein MIFNFIDILNFLGIVAFAVSGTLAAIEKRLDFFGVLTIALVTSIGGGTLRDVLIGNTPVSWLLNLNTFYIIVGSSILATIFRQRLRIFRTSLFLFDTIGIGLFTLVGLEKGVEINLHPFICISLGTITACFGGVLRDILCNEIPVIFRKEIYATACIVGGFVFFGLRYLNLNDDLIYLLTAATVIVIRILAVVKKWSFPPIEMK, from the coding sequence ATGATATTTAACTTTATTGATATATTAAACTTCTTGGGAATCGTAGCGTTTGCAGTTTCTGGAACATTAGCAGCGATTGAAAAACGTTTAGATTTTTTTGGTGTATTAACTATTGCTTTAGTAACATCGATTGGTGGTGGAACTTTACGAGATGTTTTAATTGGTAATACACCAGTTTCTTGGTTACTAAATTTAAATACTTTTTATATAATTGTAGGTAGTTCTATTTTGGCAACAATTTTTAGACAGCGATTACGTATTTTCAGAACGTCTTTATTTTTGTTTGATACAATCGGAATCGGTCTTTTTACGCTTGTTGGATTGGAAAAAGGTGTCGAAATTAATTTACATCCATTCATCTGTATTTCGTTAGGAACTATAACGGCTTGTTTTGGAGGTGTTTTACGCGATATTTTATGTAACGAAATCCCTGTGATTTTTCGTAAAGAAATTTATGCAACAGCTTGTATTGTTGGAGGTTTTGTTTTTTTTGGACTTCGCTATTTAAACTTAAATGATGATTTAATTTACTTACTTACAGCTGCAACCGTTATTGTGATCCGCATTTTGGCTGTTGTAAAAAAATGGTCATTTCCTCCAATCGAAATGAAATAA
- a CDS encoding HutD family protein, with protein sequence MLKISKQKIQPNQWDGGLTYEYFIYPKDSQYVNRNFDFRISSATIEKIPSNFTQFQGYFRYLVMLDNSLQILRNNRIEEYGKLEIFEFHSNEKIISNSLGNDFNLMISNRIQEHDLIVFQGSKVVNADWIILFALSETVVYINQIEQKLISNDCLLIENSEKLEIEIRISAKLIFATLYS encoded by the coding sequence ATGCTTAAAATCTCGAAACAAAAAATTCAACCAAATCAATGGGATGGCGGTTTGACTTACGAATATTTTATTTATCCAAAAGATTCTCAATACGTAAACCGAAATTTTGATTTTCGAATTAGTTCTGCAACCATCGAAAAGATTCCTTCAAATTTTACACAGTTTCAAGGCTATTTCAGATATTTGGTAATGCTTGATAATTCGTTACAAATCTTAAGAAACAATCGTATTGAAGAATATGGGAAACTCGAAATTTTCGAATTTCATTCAAACGAAAAAATCATTTCTAATTCTTTAGGTAACGATTTTAATTTGATGATTTCTAATCGAATTCAAGAGCATGATTTGATCGTTTTTCAAGGAAGTAAAGTTGTTAATGCTGATTGGATTATTCTTTTTGCACTTAGTGAAACAGTTGTTTATATTAATCAAATCGAACAAAAACTAATATCTAATGATTGTTTACTGATTGAAAATTCTGAAAAATTAGAAATTGAAATTAGAATTTCTGCTAAGTTAATTTTTGCAACTTTATACAGTTAA
- a CDS encoding PhnA domain-containing protein, with amino-acid sequence MKIEEKLAARSGNVCELCEASTTLNVYDVPPTASNLPNREIYICDTCLNQIEKKEELNSSHWSCLSTSMWSEVPAVQVVSWRMLNRFRNESWAADNIEMMYLDDETLEWAKATGDHEGDGSIDLHKDCNGNILIGGDTVTLIKDLDVKGSTINAKIGTAVRNIRLVHDNTDQIEGKIDGQQIVILTKYVKKQS; translated from the coding sequence ATGAAAATCGAAGAAAAATTAGCCGCAAGAAGTGGAAATGTTTGTGAATTATGTGAAGCATCAACAACATTAAATGTTTATGATGTTCCGCCAACTGCAAGTAATTTACCAAATCGTGAAATATATATTTGCGATACTTGTTTAAATCAAATTGAAAAAAAAGAAGAATTAAATAGTTCACATTGGTCGTGTTTATCAACATCAATGTGGAGCGAAGTCCCTGCAGTACAAGTAGTAAGTTGGAGAATGCTAAATCGTTTCAGAAATGAAAGTTGGGCTGCTGACAATATAGAAATGATGTATCTTGATGACGAAACTTTAGAATGGGCAAAAGCAACTGGTGATCATGAAGGTGATGGTTCGATTGATTTACATAAAGATTGTAACGGTAATATTTTAATTGGTGGTGACACAGTTACTTTGATTAAAGATTTAGATGTAAAAGGTTCTACAATCAATGCAAAAATTGGGACAGCTGTACGCAATATTCGATTAGTTCACGATAATACAGATCAAATTGAAGGAAAAATCGACGGCCAACAAATTGTGATTCTTACAAAGTATGTTAAAAAACAATCTTAA
- a CDS encoding acyl-CoA thioesterase, with the protein MKFHTRKWVKPEDLNPNRTLFGGKLLAWIDEEAALYSIIQLENSHVVTKFMSEINFMSSAVQGDIVEIGLEVVKFGNSSLILKCEVRNKMTHETIITVDKITMVNLDENGKPKAHGKTNVEYVSERLANKSNI; encoded by the coding sequence ATGAAATTTCATACACGAAAATGGGTTAAACCCGAAGATTTAAATCCTAATAGAACATTGTTTGGAGGTAAATTACTTGCTTGGATTGATGAAGAAGCTGCATTGTATAGTATCATTCAATTAGAAAACTCGCATGTGGTTACTAAGTTTATGTCTGAAATCAATTTTATGAGTTCTGCTGTTCAAGGTGATATTGTTGAAATTGGATTGGAAGTTGTCAAATTTGGGAATTCATCTTTGATTTTGAAATGTGAAGTTCGTAATAAAATGACGCATGAAACTATTATTACGGTTGATAAAATTACGATGGTCAATTTAGATGAAAATGGAAAACCAAAAGCACATGGTAAAACTAATGTTGAGTATGTAAGTGAACGTTTAGCAAATAAATCAAATATTTAA
- a CDS encoding restriction endonuclease encodes MLYVKKLSGELLPYDESSLKGSLQKSGASEEQIETVMEEINKILYDGIPTGMLYEKAFELLRSLKHSYAARYSLKKALRDLGPEGYYFEKWVTKLFQAQGFHAVSGQNLQGEAVKHEIDVVASKDERLVLCECKFRNDVDAKISVTTPMYFLSRFNDLKNLKFEYFGKELNPTEGYMVTNAYMTTDSIAFAEKYGIQLISWDYPEKLNIKQLVDDYKFYPVTCLTNLTIEERNILLKKNCILIKDIVSNPVLMDHFKFDSERKKIIFEEANDLVIDY; translated from the coding sequence ATGTTGTATGTGAAAAAATTATCTGGAGAACTTTTACCTTATGATGAATCAAGTTTGAAAGGTTCACTTCAAAAATCTGGTGCTAGCGAGGAACAAATAGAAACGGTAATGGAAGAAATTAATAAAATTCTTTATGATGGAATTCCAACCGGAATGCTTTATGAAAAAGCATTTGAATTATTACGAAGTTTAAAACATTCTTATGCTGCGAGATATAGTTTGAAAAAAGCACTTCGAGATCTTGGACCAGAAGGTTATTATTTTGAAAAATGGGTTACAAAATTATTTCAAGCGCAAGGTTTTCATGCTGTTTCTGGTCAAAATTTGCAAGGAGAAGCTGTAAAACATGAAATCGATGTTGTTGCCTCAAAGGACGAACGTTTGGTTTTATGCGAATGTAAATTTCGAAACGATGTAGATGCCAAAATTAGTGTAACTACACCGATGTATTTTTTATCTCGATTTAACGATTTGAAAAATTTAAAATTTGAATATTTTGGAAAAGAGTTGAATCCGACAGAAGGTTATATGGTAACAAATGCTTACATGACTACTGACAGTATTGCATTTGCAGAGAAATACGGAATTCAATTGATTTCTTGGGATTATCCAGAAAAGCTAAATATCAAGCAATTGGTTGATGATTATAAATTTTATCCTGTAACTTGTTTGACAAATTTGACGATTGAGGAAAGAAATATTTTACTTAAAAAAAATTGTATTCTGATTAAAGATATTGTTTCAAATCCTGTTTTGATGGATCATTTCAAATTTGATTCCGAAAGAAAAAAAATCATTTTTGAAGAAGCAAACGATTTAGTTATCGATTATTAA
- the pheT gene encoding phenylalanine--tRNA ligase subunit beta — protein MQISYNWLKQFIKLETSIEETAALLTDLGLEVEGIYPYESLKGGLKGVVVGHVISCEQHPNADKLRITKVDLGNGEAPVQIVCGAPNVAAGQKVAVATIGTTLYDENGESFQIKKGKIRGEESFGMICAEDELGLGKSHDGIMILDADLKPGTPAAEVFEIATDEVLEIGLTPNRADAMSHLGVARDLRAGMLQNNPNQHISELLTPSVTKFKVEKRTLKYDIEVNDSKQVPRYAGVTISDIEVKPSPEWLQNRLKAIGITPKNNIVDATNYVLHDLGQPLHAFDSARIKGNKIYVKNLPAGTKFETLDGVVRELHEEDIVICDDKGALALAGVLGGSYSGVSATTTSIFLESAYFNPVSIRKTAKRHGISTDASFRFERGIDPNITEYALKHAALLIMEIAGGEITSDIIDIYNKKVEDFNVFLNFNNVNRILGEEISKETIKKILVSLDIKVNSISDLGLGLTVPSYRVDVQREIDVIEEILRVYGFNNIKTGSKLNATISNSSKTEDYKVQNIVANQLVSQGFNEIMANSLTTPTYSTLVNELNENNQVKILNPLSNDLSIMRQSLLFGGLESIAFNINRKNTDLKYFEFGKTYAKSLVGYEEFKHMGLFATGNITQVSWNTKANAMDFFTFKGYIEAVLERLGINKTNPKPTESDIFAEGMAYYIGDRKILDFGLVKKAITKHFDIKQDVFFADFKWDNVLTLISAKIKFAEINKFPVVKRDLALLINSDVAFNQIYQTVKLVDKNIITDISLFDVYEGDKLPEGKKSYAISIKLQDANKTLTDTQIEKIMSKVQSQLATEVGAELR, from the coding sequence ATGCAAATTTCATATAACTGGTTAAAACAATTCATCAAACTAGAAACATCAATCGAAGAAACAGCTGCTTTATTAACTGATTTAGGTTTAGAAGTAGAAGGTATTTATCCTTACGAAAGCTTAAAAGGTGGTTTAAAAGGTGTAGTTGTTGGACACGTTATTTCGTGCGAACAACATCCGAATGCTGACAAATTAAGAATTACAAAAGTTGATTTAGGAAATGGTGAAGCACCAGTACAAATTGTATGTGGAGCGCCAAATGTTGCTGCAGGACAAAAAGTTGCTGTAGCTACAATCGGAACGACTTTATATGACGAGAACGGAGAATCTTTCCAAATTAAAAAAGGAAAAATTAGAGGTGAAGAAAGCTTTGGTATGATTTGCGCTGAAGACGAACTTGGTTTAGGTAAATCTCATGACGGAATTATGATTCTTGATGCTGATTTAAAACCTGGAACTCCAGCTGCTGAAGTTTTTGAAATTGCTACAGACGAAGTTTTAGAAATTGGATTAACGCCGAACCGTGCCGATGCTATGAGCCATTTAGGTGTAGCTCGTGATTTACGCGCAGGAATGTTACAAAATAATCCAAATCAACATATTTCTGAATTACTAACGCCATCGGTAACTAAATTTAAAGTCGAAAAAAGAACTTTAAAATACGACATCGAAGTAAACGATAGTAAACAAGTTCCAAGATATGCTGGAGTAACAATTTCTGATATCGAAGTAAAACCATCGCCAGAATGGTTACAAAATCGTTTAAAAGCGATTGGAATTACGCCAAAAAATAATATTGTTGATGCTACTAATTATGTGTTACATGATTTAGGACAACCTTTACACGCTTTTGATTCGGCCAGAATTAAAGGAAATAAAATTTACGTTAAAAATCTACCAGCAGGAACTAAATTTGAAACATTAGACGGTGTTGTTCGTGAATTACACGAAGAAGATATTGTTATTTGTGACGATAAAGGTGCTTTAGCTTTAGCTGGGGTTTTAGGCGGAAGTTATTCTGGTGTTTCTGCAACAACAACTTCTATTTTCTTAGAAAGTGCTTATTTCAATCCGGTTTCGATTCGTAAAACAGCAAAAAGACACGGAATCAGTACCGATGCATCTTTCCGTTTTGAAAGAGGAATCGACCCAAACATTACAGAATATGCATTAAAACATGCAGCTTTGTTAATTATGGAAATTGCAGGTGGTGAAATTACTTCTGATATTATTGATATTTACAACAAAAAAGTAGAAGATTTCAATGTTTTCTTAAACTTTAATAACGTTAATCGTATTTTAGGTGAAGAAATATCTAAAGAAACAATCAAGAAGATTTTAGTTTCATTAGACATCAAAGTTAATAGTATTTCTGATTTAGGATTGGGTTTAACCGTTCCTTCATATCGTGTTGATGTACAACGAGAAATTGATGTAATTGAAGAAATTTTACGTGTTTATGGTTTTAATAACATCAAGACAGGTTCAAAATTAAATGCAACTATTTCTAACAGTTCAAAAACAGAAGATTATAAAGTACAAAACATTGTTGCCAATCAATTAGTAAGTCAAGGTTTTAATGAAATTATGGCAAATTCATTAACCACACCTACCTACTCTACTTTGGTAAACGAATTAAATGAAAACAATCAAGTAAAGATTTTAAATCCGTTAAGTAACGATTTATCAATCATGAGACAATCATTATTATTTGGAGGTTTAGAATCGATTGCATTTAATATTAATAGAAAAAATACAGACTTAAAATATTTTGAATTCGGAAAAACTTATGCTAAATCATTAGTCGGTTACGAAGAATTTAAACATATGGGATTATTTGCAACTGGGAATATAACGCAAGTAAGCTGGAATACCAAAGCAAATGCAATGGATTTCTTTACATTTAAAGGATATATCGAAGCTGTTTTAGAACGATTAGGAATAAATAAAACAAATCCAAAACCAACAGAAAGCGACATTTTTGCAGAAGGAATGGCATATTATATTGGAGATAGAAAAATCTTAGATTTTGGATTGGTTAAAAAAGCAATCACCAAACATTTTGATATTAAGCAAGACGTATTCTTTGCCGATTTTAAATGGGATAATGTATTGACACTAATCTCTGCAAAAATCAAATTCGCTGAGATAAATAAATTTCCGGTAGTAAAACGTGATTTAGCGCTTTTAATCAATTCGGATGTAGCTTTTAATCAAATCTATCAAACCGTAAAATTAGTTGACAAAAACATCATTACAGACATTTCGTTATTTGATGTTTATGAAGGGGACAAACTTCCAGAAGGAAAAAAATCATACGCAATTAGTATTAAACTTCAAGATGCCAACAAAACTTTAACCGATACTCAAATTGAGAAAATCATGTCTAAAGTTCAATCGCAATTAGCAACAGAAGTTGGTGCAGAATTAAGATAA
- a CDS encoding thiol-disulfide oxidoreductase DCC family protein, whose protein sequence is MEFPKDKQIILFDGVCNYCNDTINKIIEADTKDIFRFVAIQSQTGQEIIKYIGMNPNIDSIVLYKPGYAYYVKSEAIFKIVNQLKGFTLLKILSIFPSSLANLGYNFFAKNRYNWYGKKDACMIPTPEIKAKFL, encoded by the coding sequence ATGGAATTTCCAAAAGATAAACAAATCATTCTGTTTGATGGAGTTTGCAACTATTGTAACGACACCATAAACAAAATTATTGAAGCAGATACTAAAGATATTTTCCGATTTGTTGCCATTCAATCGCAAACCGGACAAGAAATAATTAAGTACATTGGAATGAATCCAAATATAGATAGTATTGTTTTATACAAACCGGGTTATGCATATTATGTAAAAAGCGAAGCTATTTTTAAAATTGTAAATCAACTAAAAGGATTTACTTTATTGAAGATTTTAAGCATATTTCCAAGCAGTTTAGCTAATTTAGGTTATAACTTTTTTGCCAAAAACAGATACAATTGGTATGGTAAAAAAGACGCTTGTATGATTCCGACTCCAGAAATAAAAGCTAAATTTTTATAA
- a CDS encoding endonuclease MutS2 — protein sequence MKSIHQKTLQDLEFLTVLETISNYCTTEMGKELALEIEPFPNQEILEYKLAQTSEYNSSFTNNNVIPNHYFDAILHEIKFLKIEDSYLDASSFKKIATLVTTTNELILYLKKFEDYYPKLNQRSSELEVNKIILQKIDQVLDKYGEIKDNASVNLQSIRQNINIIRGKINQSFGVALQQYNNAGYLDDIKETIVDNRRVLAVLAMYRRKVKGSVLGQSKTGSIVYMEPETTFQFSRELSNLEFEEREEIMRILKNLTNDVRIYVNELEDFQNFLAEIDVISGKAKYATRINGILPKINNEKRLYFREAFHPILYLNNKAKKKVTYPQTIELAKDNRIIVISGPNAGGKSITLKTIGLLQFMLQSGILIPVHERSETFFFDRILTDIGDNQSIENHLSTYSYRLKNMNYFLKKANKRTLFLIDEFGTGSDPELGGALAEVFLEELYDRESFGIITTHYSNLKMLANELPNATNASMLFDEKSLEPMYKLSLGQAGSSFTFEVAQKNGIPYGLINRAKKKIETDKVRFDKTIANLQKERSKLEKTSQTLKEEEIRAREESKKLESTNTKIQDKLERYQELYDANQRLIYLGQRLDDLSEKYFNNKDKKTLIGEVLKTVEIENSKRKKITVKEKKAKEIKEKEILKEVEVKVEQIRVEKKEKKVKLAIEEKANKTNFILKVGDRVRMIDGKAVGTIDSIEKNKATVNYGIFTSKVALEELEMVERKK from the coding sequence ATGAAATCTATTCATCAGAAAACCTTACAAGATTTAGAATTTTTAACTGTATTAGAAACCATTTCAAACTATTGTACCACTGAAATGGGTAAAGAATTGGCTCTTGAAATAGAACCTTTTCCTAATCAAGAAATATTAGAATATAAGTTAGCACAAACATCAGAATACAATTCGAGTTTCACGAATAATAACGTCATTCCGAATCATTATTTTGATGCCATTTTACACGAAATAAAGTTTCTGAAAATTGAAGATAGTTATTTAGATGCAAGTAGTTTCAAGAAAATTGCAACTTTAGTAACCACAACGAATGAATTGATTTTGTATTTAAAAAAATTCGAAGATTACTATCCTAAATTAAATCAAAGAAGCAGTGAATTAGAAGTCAATAAGATTATTCTTCAGAAAATTGACCAAGTTTTAGATAAATACGGAGAAATAAAAGATAATGCATCTGTTAATTTACAAAGCATTCGTCAAAATATAAATATCATTCGCGGAAAGATTAATCAAAGCTTTGGAGTTGCGTTACAACAATATAATAACGCCGGCTATTTAGATGATATCAAAGAAACTATTGTTGATAATCGTCGTGTTTTAGCTGTTTTAGCGATGTATCGCAGAAAAGTTAAAGGTTCGGTTTTAGGTCAATCTAAAACTGGAAGTATTGTTTATATGGAACCTGAAACTACTTTTCAGTTTTCTCGCGAATTATCGAATTTGGAATTCGAAGAACGCGAAGAAATTATGCGTATTCTTAAAAATCTTACAAATGATGTTCGTATTTATGTCAATGAATTAGAAGATTTTCAAAACTTCTTAGCTGAAATTGATGTCATTTCTGGAAAAGCAAAATATGCGACTCGAATCAATGGAATTTTACCGAAAATCAACAACGAAAAACGTTTGTATTTCCGTGAAGCCTTCCATCCTATTCTATATTTAAACAACAAAGCCAAAAAGAAAGTTACTTATCCGCAAACCATTGAATTGGCAAAAGATAATCGCATTATTGTAATTTCTGGTCCAAATGCAGGTGGAAAAAGTATCACTTTAAAAACCATAGGATTATTGCAATTTATGTTACAATCTGGTATTTTAATTCCGGTTCATGAACGAAGCGAAACTTTCTTTTTCGATAGAATTTTAACGGATATTGGAGATAATCAATCTATCGAAAATCATTTAAGTACTTACAGTTACCGACTTAAAAACATGAACTATTTTTTAAAGAAAGCCAATAAAAGAACGCTTTTTTTAATTGATGAATTCGGAACGGGTTCTGACCCAGAATTAGGAGGTGCTTTAGCCGAAGTTTTCTTAGAAGAATTGTATGACCGCGAATCGTTTGGAATTATCACCACGCATTACAGCAACTTAAAAATGTTAGCTAACGAATTACCGAATGCTACAAATGCTAGTATGCTTTTCGATGAAAAATCATTAGAACCGATGTATAAACTGAGTTTAGGTCAAGCCGGAAGCTCATTTACATTTGAAGTTGCTCAGAAAAATGGAATTCCTTATGGATTAATAAATCGTGCAAAAAAGAAAATCGAAACAGATAAAGTACGTTTTGATAAAACGATTGCCAATCTTCAAAAAGAGCGTTCGAAACTTGAAAAAACATCGCAAACATTAAAAGAAGAAGAAATTAGAGCGCGCGAAGAAAGTAAAAAACTTGAATCTACCAATACTAAAATTCAAGATAAATTAGAACGTTATCAAGAACTTTACGATGCCAATCAACGCTTGATATATTTAGGACAGCGATTAGATGATTTATCTGAAAAATATTTTAATAATAAGGATAAAAAAACACTTATTGGTGAAGTATTAAAAACAGTTGAAATTGAGAATTCCAAACGTAAAAAAATCACCGTTAAAGAAAAGAAAGCTAAAGAAATAAAAGAAAAAGAAATTTTAAAAGAAGTAGAAGTTAAAGTTGAGCAAATTCGTGTTGAAAAGAAAGAGAAAAAGGTTAAATTAGCCATTGAAGAAAAAGCGAATAAAACCAATTTTATTTTGAAAGTTGGTGACCGAGTACGAATGATTGACGGAAAAGCTGTTGGTACAATTGATAGTATCGAAAAAAATAAAGCAACAGTCAATTACGGAATTTTTACTTCGAAAGTAGCTTTGGAAGAACTAGAAATGGTTGAACGAAAAAAATAA
- the ung gene encoding uracil-DNA glycosylase, giving the protein MFLKIPDAWQFVLDTEIQLNNFNMINEFVSDAYSKSTCYPPKEVIFSAFDYCKPQDVKVVILGQDPYHGFSQANGLCFSVYDGVKFPPSLINIFKEIEADLDLPLPISGNLERWAEQGVLLLNTTLTVEEAKAGSHQKQGWEVFTDEVIRKLSADYNHIVFMLWGSFARKKASLIDAEKHLILETGHPSPLSANRGHWFENKHFSKANKYLKKYKRKPIDW; this is encoded by the coding sequence ATGTTTTTAAAGATTCCAGATGCTTGGCAATTTGTTTTAGATACAGAAATTCAACTAAATAATTTTAATATGATTAATGAATTTGTATCGGACGCATATTCAAAATCGACTTGTTATCCACCAAAAGAAGTTATTTTTTCTGCTTTTGACTATTGTAAACCACAAGATGTAAAAGTGGTAATTTTAGGACAAGACCCGTATCATGGTTTTTCTCAAGCAAACGGATTGTGTTTTTCGGTTTACGATGGCGTAAAATTTCCGCCTTCATTAATTAATATTTTTAAAGAAATTGAAGCTGATTTAGATTTGCCTTTACCTATTTCTGGTAATTTAGAACGTTGGGCTGAGCAAGGTGTTTTGCTTTTAAATACAACTTTAACCGTTGAAGAAGCAAAAGCAGGAAGTCATCAAAAGCAAGGTTGGGAAGTTTTTACTGATGAAGTCATCAGAAAATTATCAGCAGATTATAATCACATTGTTTTTATGCTTTGGGGAAGTTTTGCTCGAAAAAAAGCTAGTTTGATTGATGCCGAAAAACATTTGATTTTAGAAACTGGACATCCGTCGCCTTTAAGTGCGAATCGGGGACATTGGTTTGAAAATAAGCATTTTAGTAAAGCAAATAAATATTTGAAGAAATATAAACGAAAACCAATTGATTGGTAA
- a CDS encoding superoxide dismutase has product MKTNRFLLIYIISTFIISCGKKEELYEVEIPDSVYISEEEVENSPSKIIAKDGSFKMKGLSFEYSDLEPMIDAQTVEIHYSKHHLAYLEKLNELIKGTDLEEKSIEEIMTSLDSDKKALIENAGGYFNHNLYWEVLTKGKEKKPTGKIADLINRDFGSFEAFKTQFKKAGIDLNGSGWVWLILTDDQNLKISTTINQNNPLMPFETIKGYPLMNLDMWEHAYYLKYKNNKKDYIDNYFKLIDWDKLNYRIELKSN; this is encoded by the coding sequence ATGAAAACCAACCGTTTCTTATTAATCTATATTATTTCAACATTTATTATTTCTTGTGGTAAAAAAGAAGAACTATACGAAGTTGAAATCCCTGACAGTGTTTATATATCAGAAGAAGAAGTAGAAAATTCTCCTTCAAAAATTATAGCTAAAGATGGTTCGTTTAAAATGAAAGGTTTATCTTTTGAATATTCTGACTTAGAACCTATGATAGATGCACAAACCGTTGAAATTCATTATTCAAAACATCATTTGGCTTATCTAGAAAAATTAAATGAATTAATCAAAGGAACTGATTTAGAAGAAAAATCAATTGAAGAAATTATGACTTCGTTAGATTCTGATAAAAAAGCTTTAATAGAAAATGCTGGAGGTTATTTCAATCATAATTTATACTGGGAAGTTTTAACTAAAGGAAAAGAAAAAAAACCAACTGGTAAAATTGCCGATTTAATTAATCGTGATTTTGGTTCGTTTGAAGCTTTTAAAACTCAATTCAAAAAAGCTGGTATCGATTTAAATGGCTCAGGTTGGGTTTGGCTAATTCTAACTGATGACCAAAATTTAAAAATAAGTACAACAATCAATCAAAATAATCCATTAATGCCTTTTGAAACAATTAAAGGTTATCCGTTAATGAATTTAGATATGTGGGAACACGCCTATTATTTGAAATACAAAAACAACAAAAAGGATTATATCGATAACTATTTTAAACTTATAGATTGGGATAAATTAAATTACCGAATCGAACTAAAATCGAACTAA
- a CDS encoding acyl-CoA-binding protein, with protein sequence MDIEKAFEEAYERASKTEKELAVDIKLLIYAYYKQATSGSVHQFNFPNNKDIIRAFKFNAWQQISHLTKEEAKIKYINLINSIDL encoded by the coding sequence ATGGATATTGAAAAAGCTTTTGAGGAAGCATATGAAAGAGCATCTAAAACAGAAAAAGAATTAGCAGTAGATATTAAATTGTTAATTTATGCTTATTACAAGCAAGCTACTTCTGGTAGTGTTCATCAATTTAACTTCCCTAACAACAAAGATATCATTAGAGCTTTCAAGTTTAATGCATGGCAACAAATAAGTCATCTTACAAAAGAAGAAGCTAAAATAAAATACATCAATCTGATTAATTCAATCGATTTATGA